The DNA segment GTAGCACACCCACGTGCCGTGCAATCACGATACTGTAGATAGATGCAAACAGAAGGACATCGAGGTCGGCCTTCTGATACAAAGCCACAAGCTTCGTGTTCCCTCCGCCTGGCAACAGCGCTTGGAACCATCTCAGCATCTCAGACGTTGGAGTATAAAGTAGCAAGCACGCAAACAAACCACCCCGCTTCTTGGAACTTCCACGTTCTTGGACATTCCGGCAATTGACCCACCAGTAGGAGTTGACACAGCCGCTAATCTGCCAATCTCCCGCCCAACCCTGATTGATTTACACTGCGACCATCTTCCAAGTCTCCTCCAAGTCAGAAATACcgaatcatcatcatgagcTCATCCGACCAGAAGCCACCGCTGGAGCCTGCAGACAAGCAGTCGTTTCCGCCCCCGCCTCCCGGCCCCCCGCCCATCCAGACCACACAGACACAGGTGCCAAAGCATCCTGACGAGACCCCTATCCCAGATTACAACCCGAGGCATCCTCAGTTTGCGCCGCCCACAGGTGgtgccgacgacgacatctACAACGCGACGCCGACATCCGAGCACCCGCCCCAGTTCCCGCCGTCTGGAGATGGTCACCACGATGGCGAAACCAAGAAGAAGTCCAAGTTCTCCTTCAAGGAGTACTACCAAAAGGCCTCTGAAAGCTTGACGACGCATGTTGGCCCGGCAGTCAACGCGATGGCCCGCAAGACGGGCGCTGAAGGCTTCATTGCCGAGTCTCTGGACAAGGAATGTGAAAAAGCTGCCAGGATCTTGAGGGCATTCTGCAGTAAGTACAGCTCCATGGTTGCGCCTTCATGTCAGCCGCTAACATTAATGTTCTAGAGGACGGCATCTATGTCGACGCAGCGCAGCAACCTTCTTCGACGCCAGCACCCACACCCGCACCAGCTGCGATGAACACCGAGGCCTCGGCTACCGATGGCAAACACACAGATTCTGCCAAGACAAAGAAACCCAAGGTACTTCTCACGATACCTTCCAAGGTCATTGCGAAAGCCCAGGGCCTGGCTATCTTCACGGCCTTCCGTGCGGGTTTCCAGGGAACCGTCTCGGGTGGTAGTGGCATCCTGATCGCCCGCAAGCCTGATGGCAGCTGGTCTCCACCCAGCGGCATCAAGGTTGGGGGCGTGGGAGGTGGCTTCGTTATTGGCGCAGAGATTTACGACTGTGTCGTTgtcatcaacaccaaggaAGCTCTTGACCTCTTCACAAAGACTCGCATGAGCCTCGGGTCCGATCTTGCGGTTACTGCCGGTCCTTTTGGCGCTGGTGGTTCTCTTGACTGGGGCGTTCCGGCGAACCAGAAGGgcaaagagaaggagaagacctCGCCACAACACCCTCCAACGGCCACGTCTCCACCGCTCTCTGCCGATAACACCCACTTCCAAACGGCGCCGCTTTCCCCTGGTGAGTTGACTGACCCCTTGGAAGATCCCACAAAGGGACGCAAGCCCAGTGCCTTACGTGAGGCCATTGGGAAACCGGTCTACAGTTATGTCAAGTCACACGGTGTGTATGCTGGCGTTCAAATCAGCGGTACTGTGATTCTGTCCCGCGATACCGCCAATGCCAAATTCTACGGCCGGCCGGTCACTGTACAGGAGATTCTGGATGGCAAGGTAGAACCACCTGCTGCAGCCAAGACACTCTTTGAGGTGTTGAGCGGTGCCTCCGGGTGGCGTGGACACAGCGGCTCCAGCCCAGTAACGCCCAAATTTGCGCCTGGGGCTGGTGTGCCGCCTCCCGCTGCAGCGGCCACGTCTGGTGTTGCCGATGTCACTGCCGGTGTGAGGGGTCTTGATGTCGGaggctcctccagctcggcaaCCGCCCCGAGACCCACAACGCCGGTGGTAAATGCtaaggctgccgaggccgCCGCAGAGGCGAAGCTTGCGTCCCCCACcagtccaccaccgccgtcctATTCGGAGTTTGCTCCGAGTGGgacccagcagcagccagaggACCTCCCTCCTGCATATGTGGAGGGTCAAGGGACCAGGCCGCCCGCAGGTAACTCCAAGACCGGACTGCATTAGGTGCGGAGTTGAAGGAAGTTTGCATGTTTTTCGGAGGGATAACGTGGAGGACACGATGAGCATCGTATAGCATGTAACTGGTATTGGTGGATTAGCTTCTCAAGTTTGACGGTTATTATGATCTCGAAATACCCCCAAATATGATAGCACCCTGAAACAGAGACTGCTTATCTTCGTTCACCTGCTTGCTTCCGCCCGCCTGCGACCTTGCATGTACATTACTCCTAAGCTCCAAGTCCGAACAACCCCTCGGGTCCGGGTGTCCAATGCATTAGTGCCTTGGTACCTTATTTACCAGTGCTGCGTTACCACTGATGATTGCAGATGTCTAAACTTTCGAGGGATATGGCTCGTAAGAAAAGTTCCGGTCTGTGTCATGGTTCAGACAAGTCGTCCGGTCATTAGGAGGATCTGTTCCGTTCCTATCTTTTCGCAAAGTCATGAGAACCTACCTAGTGATGGGTCAGACGTGTTAACTTGGGGGACGAAAGCTTAGTTTTTTGTTGTTCCTGTCAACTGAAGTAGGAAGAAGCCTCCCCATGTTGGTGCGGCGGCCAATGTCCAGAACACCAACAGAAATACCTTACATCGGAGTAATTTCCGCCGGCGAACAGGGGATGGGCCGAAGAAAGCTCCGTGATCGAAGCAGTGCCACCTTGAGCGGATATCATGAAATTTTCCATTCGCGGGTCGGAGCGACCGCC comes from the Podospora pseudocomata strain CBS 415.72m chromosome 5, whole genome shotgun sequence genome and includes:
- a CDS encoding hypothetical protein (COG:S; EggNog:ENOG503P1AG); the protein is MSSSDQKPPLEPADKQSFPPPPPGPPPIQTTQTQVPKHPDETPIPDYNPRHPQFAPPTGGADDDIYNATPTSEHPPQFPPSGDGHHDGETKKKSKFSFKEYYQKASESLTTHVGPAVNAMARKTGAEGFIAESLDKECEKAARILRAFCKDGIYVDAAQQPSSTPAPTPAPAAMNTEASATDGKHTDSAKTKKPKVLLTIPSKVIAKAQGLAIFTAFRAGFQGTVSGGSGILIARKPDGSWSPPSGIKVGGVGGGFVIGAEIYDCVVVINTKEALDLFTKTRMSLGSDLAVTAGPFGAGGSLDWGVPANQKGKEKEKTSPQHPPTATSPPLSADNTHFQTAPLSPGELTDPLEDPTKGRKPSALREAIGKPVYSYVKSHGVYAGVQISGTVILSRDTANAKFYGRPVTVQEILDGKVEPPAAAKTLFEVLSGASGWRGHSGSSPVTPKFAPGAGVPPPAAAATSGVADVTAGVRGLDVGGSSSSATAPRPTTPVVNAKAAEAAAEAKLASPTSPPPPSYSEFAPSGTQQQPEDLPPAYVEGQGTRPPAGNSKTGLH